The proteins below come from a single Lepeophtheirus salmonis chromosome 4, UVic_Lsal_1.4, whole genome shotgun sequence genomic window:
- the LOC121115664 gene encoding deoxyribodipyrimidine photo-lyase, translating to MPNSIFWFRRDLRLGDNPGLVEAAKLGKVLCVYIFEDRKQNAADFSELGSGTKAWLHYALDSLNKTLGGKLFLARGNPLDVLKDVAQKASSKNVFCNHIYEPMEMEMESHIIKELKSSAGITLRSFNSSLLWEPQNILQQNGKPYKIFTHFYKKGCLNYGEPRSPLVEPSNLNLLQLNDTLTLEDLQLLSKDSPNLTVNEWNISEKGANERLESFLQNGLDNYKIGRDFPSQHHVSRLSPYLRFGQISPNIIWYAARKVGTPGPDLDHFSSELGWREFSVYLLHHWPHIPRESFNPNFKGFPWKDDEKALAAWKEGRTGVPIVDAGMRELLQTGYMHNRLRMIVASYLVKNLMIHWHRGEDWFWDKLLDADLASNSASWQWVVGCGADAAPYFRIFNPILQSEKFDPEGVFIRKYVPELTNVPTKHLFAPWEATDTVMKNAGVIMGKTYPRPLVDFKKSRQAAQDAFDKMNNKG from the exons ATGCCAAACTCAATCTTTTGGTTTCGTCGGGATTTACGACTTGGAGATAACCCTGGTCTAGTGGAGGCTGCTAAACTCGGTAAAGTTCTCTGTGTGTATATCTTTGAGGACCGGAAACAAAATGCAGCGGACTTTAGTGAGCTTGGTTCCGGAACAAAGGCTTGGCTTCATTACGCTCTTGATTCATTGAATAAGACCCTCGGAGGAAAGTTGTTTCTTGCTCGTGGGAATCCTCTTGATGTGTTGAAGGATGTTGCTCAGAAAGCttcttccaaaaatgtattttgtaatcATATTTATGAGCCCATGGAAATGGAAATGGAATCTCATATCATTAAAGAGCTCAAAAGCTCTGCTGGTATTACCCTTCGTTCCTTTAATTCGTCCCTCCTTTGGGAGCCACAAAACATTCTCCAACAGA ATGGCAAGccctataaaatattcacaCATTTCTACAAAAAGGGATGTTTAAACTATGGAGAACCTCGGTCTCCCCTTGTTGAGCCTTCAAATCTTAATCTTCTTCAATTAAATGATACATTGACTCTTGAGGATCTTCAACTTTTGTCGAAAGATTCCCCCAACTTAACTGTGAATGAGTGGAATATATCCGAAAAGGGCGCCAATGAACGACTTGAAAGTTTTCTACAAAATGGACTTGACAACTATAAAATTGGCCGAGATTTTCCTTCTCAACATCATGTTTCCAGACTCTCTCCCTACCTTAGATTTGGACAAATTAGTCCTAATATTATCTGGTATGCTGCACGAAAGGTTGGAACTCCTGGACCAGATCTAGACCACTTTAGTAGTGAACTGGGATGGAGGGAATTCTCAGTCTATCTTCTGCATCACTGGCCTCACATTCCAAGAGAGAGCTTTAACCCCAATTTTAAGGGGTTTCCATGGAAGGACGATGAGAAGGCACTTGCAGCCTGGAAAGAAGGTAGAACTGGAGTTCCTATTGTAGACGCTGGAATGAGAGAACTTTTACAGACAGGATATATGCATAATCGTCTTAGAATGATAGTTGCCTCGTACCTAGTTAAAAATCTTATGATTCATTGGCATAGAGGAGAAGATTGGTTTTGGGATAAGTTATTGGATGCGGATTTAGCATCTAATAGTGCCAGTTGGCAATGGGTTGTTGGATGTGGAGCTGATGCGGCTCCGtattttaggatttttaatCCTATTCTACAAAGTGAGAAGTTTGACCCTGAAGGTGTTTTTATTAGGAAGTACGTTCCAGAATTGACCAACGTCCCAACCAAACATTTATTTGCTCCTTGGGAAGCTACGGATACTGTCATGAAGAATGCGGGTGTAATAATGGGTAAAACCTATCCTCGACCTCTCGTGGACTTTAAGAAATCACGGCAAGCAGCCCAGGATGcttttgataaaatgaataacaaaggataa